The genomic segment CCGTTTAATTGCCGCATCCCCCTGCTGAGATTCCCCTCCGGAGTTTCGATCATCAGATGATAGTGATTGCCCATCAAGCAGTACGCATAGCAGCGCCAGCGATACCGAAAGATCACTTCGCCCAACAGATCCAAAAAGGCCCTGCGATCCCCATCGTCCTCGAAAATCGGCTCCTGGCGGTCGCCACGAGAGGTGACGTGGTACAGAGCGCCGGAATATTCAATCCGCAAGGGCCGCGCCATAGGCGTCCACCCTATAACACAAAGACGTCATAGTACAATGCTAGACCTGACCCCAACGCCTGCGCTCGAAGATCGGCTCCTGGCGGTCGCCACGAGAGGTGACGTGATACAGAGCGCCGGAATATTCAATCCGCAAGGGCCGAGCCATAGGGGCCCCACCCTATAACACAAAGACGTGATAGTACAATGCTAGACCTGACCCCAACGCCTGCGTGACCCCAACGGCCTGCGCTACGTATGGATTTCCGCCGCATCGATCCGTCGAAGGCGTGAATCCTGTTGCCCGAGGCGGCGGACCGATAGCCCTGCGCTACCCGATAGCACCAATCGGCGCGCTACTTTAGAGGGTCCTGAAATGGGCGATGGTATCCTCGAGAAAATGTTTGAGGCTCGCTTCGTTCTTGCCCGCGCGATATAGATCCATCGACCCAACAAGTTCTCGCGCGAACTCCATGCCGCCCAGCGTGCTCGGATGCCCGGCATCGACGATGGCCTTGGAAAGAACCGCCTTATAATGGCCTCTTTCGCATTTTCTCTTGCCGATTCTCGGGCGAACTCCGACAACCTGCGCAAATGAGTCTGGATCAGCGAGAAACCAGCGCTCGATGTGAGGGTCTGGGCAAGCGATAACTGTCCGGCCGGTAAATTGCGGCTGGATGGTTTTTTCAATATCCCTTCTCGCCCGACTCCAGCGGTTGCAGTTGGCATCGATGGCGACAAAGAGAAGGTCCGGCATCGGAAGACTTTCGGGAGCTTTCAAGACACTTTTTTGATACAGCGACAATTCTTCACATACGCGCGGATGGCCGCCTCTCGCGGAGCGCACGCGAAGAATCAGACTTTTCTTCTGTTCCGTTGCGATCCGGCTGATCATAGCTTTCAGAAATTCTTCGTGGGCACGATCTTCAACGAAAAGATCCGCCGTGAGCGGTCTACTCATCGATCATTCCCCGAAGGATGAGATTCTCGAAGAGCCCATCTTCGGTCCCGGTTGTGAGAGCCTTGGCGATTTCCTGATCTTTGAAGAGTGGCCCGGTTGCAATAAACGGAGAGATCTCGGTACCGCCTGGCCCCTGTCGGACTCTTAACAGAGCGATCTCCTTCGGGCGGTCTTTGGCA from the Candidatus Zixiibacteriota bacterium genome contains:
- a CDS encoding transposase, with the protein product MARPLRIEYSGALYHVTSRGDRQEPIFEDDGDRRAFLDLLGEVIFRYRWRCYAYCLMGNHYHLMIETPEGNLSRGMRQLNG